A portion of the Commensalibacter nepenthis genome contains these proteins:
- a CDS encoding MurR/RpiR family transcriptional regulator — MEQTFENKTNNEINTLLPYDYYSLHQLILDRKSGFSKRLVQIADFLLATPSYTIAFGKITEIAKAAEVQPSALVRFAKNLGYSGFSELQAIFRDHASRFWPDYSERIDNINHQDLSDESAHQKKLLSNFIESSHQSLNILEHNINYKHLDKMIDLLANAETICLIGTERVYSIIMYMTYIFRRAGIKCEYADDAGGLARNQIELLSQKDAILTISYTPYASKTLDLVFFAKELEIPIAAITDSSFSPLVHNANIWLEITEANYSGFRSLTATFAIVSMLAIAINTKRKC; from the coding sequence ATGGAACAGACTTTCGAGAATAAAACAAATAATGAGATTAATACATTATTACCGTATGATTATTATAGTTTACATCAATTAATTCTTGATCGAAAGAGTGGTTTTTCAAAACGTTTGGTTCAGATAGCAGATTTTCTATTAGCAACACCGTCTTATACAATTGCTTTTGGAAAAATTACTGAAATTGCAAAAGCAGCAGAAGTACAGCCATCAGCTTTGGTGCGTTTTGCAAAAAATTTAGGTTATAGCGGTTTTTCAGAATTACAAGCTATTTTTAGAGATCATGCAAGTCGTTTTTGGCCTGATTACTCTGAAAGAATTGATAATATTAATCATCAAGATTTAAGTGATGAATCTGCTCATCAGAAAAAATTATTAAGTAATTTTATAGAATCATCTCATCAATCTTTAAATATTTTAGAACATAATATTAATTATAAGCATTTAGATAAAATGATAGATTTATTAGCAAATGCAGAAACAATTTGTTTAATAGGTACAGAGCGTGTTTACTCAATTATTATGTATATGACGTATATTTTTCGTCGAGCTGGTATTAAATGTGAATATGCTGATGATGCTGGTGGTCTTGCACGAAATCAAATAGAACTTCTTAGTCAAAAAGATGCTATATTGACGATTAGTTATACACCTTATGCTTCTAAAACTCTAGATTTGGTTTTCTTTGCAAAAGAATTAGAAATTCCAATTGCTGCTATTACAGATTCTTCTTTTTCTCCATTAGTACATAATGCAAATATTTGGCTTGAGATAACTGAAGCAAATTACTCAGGTTTTAGATCATTAACAGCTACATTCGCTATTGTGAGTATGTTAGCAATAGCAATTAATACAAAGCGTAAATGTTAG
- a CDS encoding ParA family protein: MNILDDISAIGQRMKQEQLSLKDSVIETTQMHVSDEQIDGLDRLIYNHCMNKKALADFFGKSRNTFSKILTELENKEIIEKPILQNKNHLYTRFDIQSIMNELKQPCYKDTYEARIIVTENHKGGTGKSTTTLTLATAAALDLHLNARICIIDSDPQGSIGNNLIRAVDEDDVFLTITDILLKEYEPQGEYAQYIKAGYSEEAIISKIPFSTHLPNLDVITAFPTDDRFTDTYWGINKEERHKLLIRFRDVILPILKSQYDLIFIDTPPQDSPIIWSINEAADALLVPITPREYDFASTTNYMLTIAERLKQLPSQGKNIKWFKVLAVNVDDKSQHETRTLAKLVRTVQDKFLTTNIKHSEAFVVSAEKGRTILDIKKSEEFCSSKQFDIAEMSVYSVYQQFINEIKMISLKSE; the protein is encoded by the coding sequence ATGAATATATTAGATGATATCTCTGCCATTGGGCAAAGAATGAAACAAGAACAATTATCCTTAAAAGATTCAGTGATAGAAACAACACAAATGCATGTTTCTGATGAACAAATTGATGGATTAGATCGTCTAATTTATAATCATTGTATGAATAAAAAAGCACTTGCTGATTTTTTTGGTAAATCCAGAAATACATTTAGTAAAATTCTAACAGAATTAGAAAATAAAGAAATTATTGAAAAACCTATTTTGCAAAATAAAAATCATCTTTATACACGTTTTGATATTCAATCTATTATGAATGAGCTAAAACAACCATGTTATAAAGATACATATGAAGCAAGAATTATCGTTACTGAAAATCATAAAGGCGGTACAGGTAAAAGCACAACAACCCTGACCTTAGCAACCGCAGCAGCCTTAGATCTTCATTTAAATGCACGTATATGTATTATAGACTCAGATCCACAGGGATCAATAGGTAATAACCTTATTCGTGCTGTCGATGAAGATGATGTCTTTTTAACCATTACAGATATTTTATTAAAAGAATATGAACCACAAGGCGAGTATGCACAATATATCAAAGCAGGTTATTCAGAAGAAGCTATTATTTCTAAAATCCCATTTAGCACTCATTTACCCAATTTAGATGTTATTACAGCCTTTCCAACCGATGATCGTTTTACAGATACTTATTGGGGAATTAATAAAGAAGAAAGGCATAAATTACTTATTCGCTTTCGTGATGTTATCTTACCTATTTTAAAATCTCAGTATGATTTAATTTTTATTGATACACCCCCACAAGATTCCCCAATTATTTGGTCTATCAATGAAGCTGCCGATGCTTTACTAGTTCCTATCACACCGCGTGAATATGATTTTGCATCAACAACAAATTATATGTTAACCATTGCCGAAAGATTAAAACAGCTTCCTTCTCAAGGAAAAAATATTAAATGGTTTAAAGTGTTAGCCGTTAATGTTGATGATAAAAGTCAACATGAAACACGAACATTAGCAAAATTGGTAAGAACAGTTCAGGATAAATTTTTAACAACGAATATTAAACATTCAGAAGCCTTTGTAGTTTCGGCAGAAAAAGGAAGAACAATATTAGATATTAAAAAATCTGAAGAATTTTGTTCTTCTAAACAATTCGATATTGCGGAAATGTCTGTTTATTCAGTCTATCAACAATTTATCAATGAAATTAAAATGATTTCTTTAAAAAGTGAGTAA
- a CDS encoding ParB family protein has protein sequence MSEIERGTNKNLYIHGHKRTSFEQKNNLSSLKKTLHFKRSFTFSNGRKVEAKHVIIPGNKIVSNTVVHTINPRNQTALDRQSVRDIIEQIRERGVDKEGIAIQHQDKYYLIEGSRRRYCCIETQQDLPLWVITDELNSKEIYEIINASQSSKKFSYREVGKQYLKQMQELGFTTNDDLAAYLNTSSETIRKRIQAAKINEHLIQIFPDAEGIPNSYYSKLAKIEKEAEKNNLDIPTLCQQLRSEVNFETIETIEEQQQYLIHHLTMHVKNMMNQEKEIIWETRDLVTFSNKDQYARISRNSNGRKVKFEFNRMNINTIKEIEQMIIHHLNKKEKER, from the coding sequence ATGTCTGAAATAGAAAGAGGAACGAATAAAAATCTTTACATACATGGTCATAAAAGAACAAGTTTTGAACAAAAAAACAATTTATCTTCATTAAAAAAAACACTTCATTTTAAACGATCTTTTACATTTTCTAATGGTCGAAAAGTAGAAGCCAAACACGTTATTATTCCAGGAAACAAGATTGTATCAAACACTGTCGTTCATACGATAAATCCACGAAATCAGACAGCTTTGGATCGTCAATCTGTGCGTGATATCATAGAACAAATTCGAGAGCGTGGTGTTGATAAAGAAGGCATTGCCATTCAACATCAAGATAAATATTATCTTATAGAAGGAAGTCGTCGTCGTTATTGCTGTATAGAAACACAACAAGATCTGCCTTTATGGGTAATCACTGATGAGTTAAATTCAAAAGAAATTTATGAGATTATTAATGCATCACAAAGTAGTAAAAAATTCTCTTATCGTGAAGTTGGGAAACAATATTTAAAACAAATGCAAGAATTGGGATTTACAACCAATGATGATTTAGCTGCATATTTAAATACAAGCTCTGAAACAATAAGAAAACGTATTCAAGCAGCAAAAATTAATGAACACCTTATTCAAATTTTCCCCGATGCTGAGGGCATACCGAATAGTTATTATTCAAAACTTGCTAAAATTGAAAAAGAAGCTGAAAAAAATAATTTAGATATTCCAACATTATGTCAACAATTACGATCAGAAGTTAATTTTGAGACTATTGAGACAATCGAAGAGCAACAACAATATTTAATTCATCATTTAACGATGCATGTTAAAAATATGATGAATCAAGAAAAGGAAATTATTTGGGAAACAAGAGATCTGGTTACTTTTTCAAATAAAGATCAATATGCAAGGATTAGTCGAAATTCAAATGGTCGAAAAGTAAAATTTGAATTTAATCGAATGAATATAAATACGATCAAAGAAATTGAACAAATGATTATTCATCATCTGAATAAAAAAGAAAAAGAACGTTAA
- a CDS encoding Gfo/Idh/MocA family protein — protein sequence MKQKTNLGVGVIGSGFMGKAHAWAFGNVARFFPVQQEPILKILADVPLDKAKAAAKQLGFEQATDDWKSLIHNPEIDIVSITTPNNLHTPMALEAINAKKIVYCEKPLATNLNDAITMTKAAEQAGVITMVGFNYLRNPMMITAKEIIQSGEIGEITGYRGIHSEGFMADAAPYNWRCEKNQFGGALGDIGSHALATARFLLGEFDSVCGKLDTIYNSRPTKDGGSKPVYTDDQVNALIQFKDHHFTGVVTSSWLATGWEMHHGFEICGSKGSLIFDQARFNELQIYKGDQKAGRRGFTTIVAGPEHKGYGEFCPAGGHQIGFNDLKTLEVRKLMECIEKNIQTDFNFRDALTIVRISEAISISSIENRWVNLEEIPTIQ from the coding sequence ATGAAACAAAAAACAAATTTAGGTGTCGGTGTTATCGGTAGTGGCTTTATGGGCAAAGCTCATGCTTGGGCCTTTGGAAATGTGGCACGCTTTTTCCCCGTGCAACAAGAGCCTATTTTGAAAATATTGGCTGATGTCCCACTTGATAAAGCAAAAGCCGCAGCCAAACAATTAGGATTTGAGCAAGCGACCGATGATTGGAAATCGCTAATTCACAATCCAGAAATTGATATTGTATCCATCACAACCCCTAATAATTTACATACACCAATGGCTTTGGAAGCCATCAATGCAAAAAAAATTGTTTATTGTGAAAAACCTTTGGCAACCAATCTAAATGATGCCATTACAATGACCAAAGCTGCTGAACAGGCTGGAGTTATTACGATGGTTGGCTTTAACTATTTACGCAATCCAATGATGATTACAGCCAAAGAAATTATTCAAAGTGGTGAAATTGGTGAAATTACAGGCTATCGTGGTATTCATTCAGAAGGATTCATGGCAGATGCGGCACCCTACAACTGGCGCTGTGAAAAAAATCAGTTTGGCGGAGCTTTGGGGGATATTGGTTCTCATGCTCTAGCAACAGCACGTTTCTTGTTGGGTGAATTTGACTCGGTTTGTGGAAAATTAGATACAATCTATAACTCTAGACCTACAAAGGATGGTGGTTCAAAACCTGTTTATACAGACGATCAAGTCAATGCATTAATTCAATTCAAAGATCATCATTTTACTGGTGTTGTGACCTCTTCATGGTTAGCAACAGGATGGGAAATGCATCATGGATTTGAAATTTGTGGCAGTAAAGGCTCTTTGATTTTTGACCAAGCCAGATTTAACGAGTTACAAATTTATAAAGGAGATCAAAAAGCAGGTCGCCGTGGATTTACCACTATTGTGGCTGGACCAGAACATAAAGGATATGGTGAATTCTGTCCTGCAGGTGGACATCAAATTGGCTTTAATGATCTTAAAACGCTGGAAGTTCGTAAATTAATGGAATGTATTGAAAAAAATATACAGACCGATTTTAATTTTAGAGATGCGTTAACCATTGTTCGAATTTCTGAGGCTATTTCTATTTCATCAATTGAAAATCGTTGGGTTAATTTAGAAGAAATTCCTACAATTCAATAA
- the iolB gene encoding 5-deoxy-glucuronate isomerase produces the protein MSKLLVKPHTPDAEGIVTRITPQSAGWQYIGFEVAHLQAGQTLIRDGNDNEICLVIITGKADISTTEKDFGVLGERMSVFDGKPSAVYVPPHMKWTVKATTYLELAICQAPAKKGVAPYAIKADDIETVKRGSGTNVRYVNNMLTDTDPSETLLVVEVITPGGNWSSYPPHKHDTPIEGKETYLEETYYHRNKRKGGYVFQRVYTDDRSLDETMSVYDGETVMVPKGYHPVGAPHGCDSYYLNVMAGPTKQWKFSQSPDFADIAFQ, from the coding sequence ATGAGTAAATTACTCGTCAAACCCCATACTCCAGATGCAGAAGGCATTGTCACACGCATTACCCCTCAAAGTGCTGGCTGGCAATATATCGGATTTGAAGTGGCTCACTTACAAGCTGGGCAAACATTAATCAGAGATGGTAATGACAATGAAATTTGCTTGGTCATTATCACAGGAAAAGCCGATATTTCAACCACAGAAAAAGATTTCGGTGTTCTGGGTGAACGTATGTCTGTTTTTGATGGTAAGCCTTCTGCGGTTTATGTTCCTCCTCATATGAAATGGACAGTCAAAGCAACCACTTATTTAGAATTAGCTATTTGCCAAGCCCCTGCAAAAAAGGGCGTTGCTCCTTATGCGATCAAAGCTGACGATATTGAAACCGTTAAGCGGGGCAGTGGCACGAATGTGCGTTATGTTAATAATATGCTGACCGATACTGATCCATCTGAAACTTTACTGGTTGTAGAAGTTATCACTCCAGGAGGAAACTGGTCCAGTTATCCACCCCATAAACATGATACCCCCATCGAAGGCAAAGAAACCTATCTGGAAGAAACCTATTATCATCGTAATAAGCGTAAAGGAGGATATGTTTTCCAGCGTGTTTATACAGACGATCGCTCGTTAGATGAAACCATGTCTGTCTATGATGGAGAAACGGTAATGGTTCCAAAAGGATATCACCCTGTTGGTGCGCCTCATGGTTGTGATTCCTATTATTTGAACGTCATGGCAGGTCCAACCAAACAATGGAAATTTAGCCAAAGTCCAGATTTCGCAGATATTGCTTTTCAATAA
- the iolE gene encoding myo-inosose-2 dehydratase encodes MTIRIGAHAICWSNDDMPELGGDIPLDICLSEASQIGIEGMEMGNKFPKEANALKQTLRKYNLDLTSWWFSGALLLRSAKEEFKAMRSHLDLLKAMGCDVVVYAETANTIQGRRDIGLAHRPIMEKSCWQGYFEKLNELAQLTLDYGVKLSFHHHMGTIVQSEEDIDRLMGSTNKEVYLLLDTGHATWGGADPIRLAKNYAERVAHIHTKDVREDVMKKANAENWPFLDGVLQGVFTVPGDGSVDYVEFFKPFQNYSGWIVIEAEQDPVKANPFQYVTKGYKHLITSLNQAGIQK; translated from the coding sequence ATGACAATTCGTATTGGTGCGCACGCAATTTGTTGGTCTAATGATGACATGCCTGAACTTGGTGGCGATATTCCTTTGGATATTTGTCTTTCCGAAGCCAGTCAAATTGGTATCGAAGGCATGGAAATGGGCAACAAATTTCCAAAAGAAGCCAATGCTTTGAAACAAACTTTGAGAAAATATAATTTAGACCTCACCAGTTGGTGGTTTTCAGGGGCTTTGTTATTACGTTCTGCCAAAGAAGAATTTAAGGCAATGCGTTCTCACCTCGATTTATTAAAAGCAATGGGATGTGATGTGGTTGTATATGCTGAAACAGCCAATACTATTCAAGGTCGCCGTGATATTGGACTAGCACATCGCCCAATTATGGAAAAATCTTGTTGGCAAGGTTATTTTGAAAAACTGAACGAACTTGCTCAATTAACACTAGATTATGGGGTTAAATTATCTTTTCACCATCATATGGGAACGATTGTCCAATCAGAAGAAGATATTGACCGTTTAATGGGGTCTACAAACAAAGAAGTATATCTTTTATTGGATACAGGTCATGCAACATGGGGCGGGGCGGATCCTATTCGTCTAGCCAAAAATTATGCAGAACGTGTTGCTCATATTCATACCAAAGACGTTCGTGAAGATGTTATGAAAAAAGCCAATGCTGAAAATTGGCCATTCTTAGACGGTGTTTTACAAGGTGTCTTTACGGTTCCTGGCGATGGCAGTGTTGATTATGTTGAATTTTTTAAGCCATTCCAAAACTATTCTGGCTGGATTGTCATTGAAGCTGAACAAGATCCTGTTAAAGCCAATCCATTTCAATATGTTACCAAAGGATATAAACATCTTATTACTTCATTAAATCAAGCTGGTATTCAAAAATAA
- the iolD gene encoding 3D-(3,5/4)-trihydroxycyclohexane-1,2-dione acylhydrolase (decyclizing): MKTIRLTMSQALVKAMMAQKIRLDDGSVQLFFAGMWAIFGHGNVAGLGEALYEVKDQFPTFRGQNEQGMAHTAIAFAKGKRRRQVMACTASIGPGSLNMITAAGVAHANRLPILLLPSDVFATRLPDPVLQQLEDFGDGTVSVNDSFKPVSRYFDRITRPEQIIPAFQRAMTVLTDPAECGPVTLSLCQDVQTMAWDFPATFFEEKIHYIRRPHPDPNELETAKEILLKAKKPLIIIGGGVAYSGAEKLVEDFCNKYGIPAGETNAGKSAVPDQSPLNMGGIGVSGTAAANALANEADVILAIGSRLQDFTTGSWAVFTNPNLKIIGLNIQPFDGTKHNSYPLIGDAKAILELLSQQITNYKTDQSWTEKAKNLKANWYKIADKYMAIPSTTAEKLPSDAQVIGAVMRSIPDNSIVVCAAGGLPGELQKLWRAKQSGGYHMEYGFSCMGYEVAGGIGAKMAEPDRNVVVMVGDGSYLMLNSEIVSSIMLGVKITIVLLDNRGYGCINRLQQACGGKQFNNMLVDTHHKELPNIDFVQHARGLGAISKKVSSVQELQDALIKSGQNDRTTVIVIDTEAVSITEECGYWWDVAVPEISKQKTVNEAYKTYLNYKKTQRLWN; encoded by the coding sequence ATGAAAACAATACGTCTTACAATGTCTCAAGCTTTGGTCAAAGCAATGATGGCACAAAAAATCAGACTAGATGATGGCAGCGTTCAACTTTTTTTTGCAGGAATGTGGGCAATTTTTGGTCATGGAAATGTTGCTGGTCTTGGGGAAGCATTATACGAAGTGAAAGATCAATTTCCAACTTTCAGAGGGCAAAATGAACAAGGAATGGCACATACAGCCATCGCTTTTGCCAAAGGTAAACGTAGAAGACAAGTAATGGCTTGCACAGCGTCTATTGGACCAGGTTCGTTAAATATGATTACAGCTGCCGGGGTAGCACATGCAAACCGTTTGCCTATTCTATTATTACCTAGCGATGTTTTTGCAACACGCCTGCCAGATCCAGTATTACAACAGCTTGAAGATTTTGGTGATGGTACTGTTTCTGTTAATGACAGCTTCAAACCTGTTTCAAGATATTTCGACCGCATTACACGACCAGAACAAATTATTCCTGCATTCCAGCGTGCAATGACTGTTTTAACGGATCCAGCAGAATGCGGACCTGTCACCCTTTCTCTGTGCCAAGACGTACAAACAATGGCATGGGATTTTCCAGCAACATTCTTTGAAGAAAAAATTCATTATATTCGTCGACCTCATCCTGATCCAAATGAATTAGAAACCGCTAAAGAAATTTTATTAAAAGCTAAAAAACCTTTAATCATCATTGGTGGCGGTGTTGCTTATTCTGGTGCGGAAAAGCTAGTTGAAGATTTCTGTAATAAGTATGGAATTCCTGCTGGTGAAACCAATGCTGGTAAATCAGCAGTTCCAGACCAATCTCCTTTAAACATGGGCGGGATAGGCGTCTCAGGAACAGCCGCCGCAAATGCACTGGCAAATGAAGCGGATGTTATCCTTGCTATCGGCAGCAGATTACAAGATTTTACAACAGGATCATGGGCAGTCTTTACAAATCCCAACCTGAAAATTATTGGTCTTAATATTCAACCTTTTGATGGCACCAAACATAATTCATATCCACTCATTGGAGATGCCAAAGCAATTTTAGAACTATTAAGCCAACAAATTACCAATTATAAAACCGATCAATCTTGGACAGAAAAAGCTAAAAATTTGAAAGCAAATTGGTATAAAATAGCCGATAAATACATGGCGATCCCATCAACAACCGCAGAAAAATTACCAAGTGATGCCCAAGTCATTGGTGCGGTTATGCGTTCCATTCCTGATAATAGTATTGTTGTCTGCGCTGCGGGCGGTTTGCCTGGGGAATTACAAAAATTATGGCGCGCCAAACAAAGTGGCGGATATCACATGGAATATGGTTTTTCTTGTATGGGATATGAAGTGGCTGGCGGTATTGGTGCAAAAATGGCAGAACCAGACCGTAATGTTGTGGTCATGGTGGGCGATGGTTCTTATCTGATGCTGAACTCTGAAATTGTTTCATCGATTATGTTAGGGGTAAAAATAACCATCGTTTTACTTGATAATCGTGGCTATGGATGTATCAATCGTTTACAACAAGCCTGTGGTGGAAAACAATTTAATAACATGCTTGTAGATACCCATCACAAAGAATTACCCAATATTGATTTCGTCCAACATGCTAGAGGATTAGGGGCAATCAGTAAAAAAGTTTCTTCTGTTCAAGAATTACAAGATGCATTAATAAAATCAGGACAGAATGATCGCACAACCGTCATCGTGATTGATACCGAAGCCGTCAGCATTACCGAAGAATGTGGCTATTGGTGGGATGTTGCTGTGCCAGAAATTTCAAAGCAAAAAACAGTCAATGAAGCCTATAAAACATACTTAAACTATAAAAAAACTCAAAGACTTTGGAATTAA
- a CDS encoding bifunctional 5-dehydro-2-deoxygluconokinase/5-dehydro-2-deoxyphosphogluconate aldolase has protein sequence MTNGELDVITIGRSSIDLYSQQIGCRLEDTSSFNKAVGGCPANIAIGTSRLGLKSGVITRVGKDHFGHFIIEQMQREGVNTKGIHQDPERLTALAILGIRDSEQFPLLFYRTDCADAALSEEDIHEDFIKKAKAIVVTGTHFAQENSAKAQRKAMKLIHTHGGKVIIDIDYRPNLWGVASIGDGEARYVRSKEVTEKLLSILPECDLIVGTEEELHIASGYENTIEAIRHIRKIAPQATIVCKRGPMGCVVFDGDIPHVLDQGIKGKGFKVTVCNTLGAGDAFMSGFLRGWLKNEPINVCCTYANACGAFAVSRLLCSPEYPTFIELTHFLNQNSHNHSIQHDKTLTHLHQATTRPVQTNPIMALACDHRLQLEEMVDEYGVSRDKISEFKILTIKAAALVAKGRPGFGTFMDGRYGQEALFLASHENLWISRPIEYPGSRPLDFDGKGSLGAQLLSWPAQHTVKCLCFYHPDDPIELKKKQLRELERAYDACQRLQRELLIEIIAGKNGPLDSQTIATALQQLYDAGLKPAWWKLEPQQDQAAWKEINNVIKQNDPLCRGVVVLGLDAPLETITQAFQAAAKISYVKGFAVGRTIFGEPARQWFTKQINDDEAIQKMANAFQQLVDAWLKAAQ, from the coding sequence ATGACCAATGGCGAACTCGATGTGATTACTATAGGAAGATCTTCTATTGATCTTTATTCTCAACAAATAGGCTGTCGGTTAGAAGATACTTCATCTTTTAATAAAGCCGTTGGCGGATGCCCAGCCAATATTGCCATTGGAACATCCCGTTTGGGATTAAAATCAGGTGTGATTACGCGGGTTGGGAAGGATCATTTTGGACATTTTATTATCGAACAAATGCAACGTGAAGGCGTTAATACCAAAGGGATTCATCAAGATCCGGAACGCCTAACTGCCCTAGCAATTCTTGGCATTAGGGATTCTGAACAATTTCCGTTGCTATTTTACAGAACTGATTGTGCCGATGCTGCGTTATCAGAAGAGGATATTCATGAGGATTTCATTAAAAAAGCCAAAGCAATTGTAGTAACAGGAACGCATTTCGCCCAAGAAAACAGCGCAAAAGCACAACGTAAAGCCATGAAATTGATTCATACACATGGCGGAAAAGTCATTATCGATATTGATTATCGCCCAAATCTATGGGGGGTTGCATCTATTGGTGATGGTGAAGCACGTTATGTGCGTTCTAAAGAAGTAACAGAGAAATTATTATCCATTCTCCCTGAATGTGATTTGATCGTTGGCACAGAAGAGGAACTACATATTGCCAGCGGTTATGAAAACACCATCGAAGCTATTCGGCATATTCGCAAAATTGCTCCACAAGCAACCATTGTCTGTAAACGTGGTCCTATGGGATGCGTTGTTTTTGATGGGGATATTCCTCATGTTTTGGATCAAGGAATTAAAGGAAAAGGCTTCAAAGTTACTGTTTGTAATACGCTTGGAGCTGGCGATGCGTTCATGTCTGGTTTCTTAAGGGGCTGGTTAAAAAATGAACCGATTAATGTTTGTTGTACTTATGCAAATGCGTGTGGAGCATTTGCAGTTTCTCGTTTACTATGCTCCCCAGAATATCCGACCTTTATTGAATTAACGCATTTTTTAAATCAAAATAGTCATAATCATTCTATTCAACACGACAAAACGCTGACCCATTTACATCAAGCAACAACGCGTCCTGTTCAAACTAACCCTATCATGGCATTGGCATGCGATCATCGTTTGCAATTAGAAGAAATGGTGGATGAATATGGAGTTTCTCGAGATAAAATCAGTGAGTTTAAAATCCTAACCATTAAAGCAGCAGCATTAGTTGCTAAAGGCAGACCTGGGTTTGGCACTTTTATGGATGGTCGCTATGGTCAAGAAGCATTATTTTTAGCATCTCATGAAAATCTATGGATTTCTCGTCCCATTGAATATCCTGGTTCTCGCCCCCTTGATTTTGATGGTAAAGGCAGCCTAGGCGCACAATTATTATCATGGCCAGCACAACATACAGTGAAATGCCTTTGCTTTTATCACCCTGATGATCCTATTGAATTAAAAAAGAAACAATTAAGAGAACTTGAACGTGCCTATGATGCGTGTCAGCGTTTACAACGGGAATTGTTAATTGAAATTATCGCTGGAAAAAATGGACCATTAGACAGCCAAACCATCGCAACCGCCTTACAACAACTTTACGACGCAGGTCTTAAGCCAGCATGGTGGAAACTAGAACCTCAACAAGATCAGGCTGCATGGAAAGAAATTAATAACGTTATTAAACAAAATGATCCTCTATGTCGGGGTGTTGTGGTGCTTGGGTTAGATGCCCCCCTTGAAACCATTACACAAGCTTTCCAAGCTGCTGCAAAAATATCTTATGTCAAAGGATTTGCCGTGGGTCGTACAATCTTTGGAGAGCCTGCACGTCAATGGTTTACAAAACAAATCAATGATGATGAAGCTATTCAAAAGATGGCTAATGCTTTTCAACAGCTCGTTGATGCTTGGCTAAAAGCAGCGCAATAA